CTGCAACAGGCCTGGAATGAGGGCGATCTGAACAAAATTCAGGAATACGTGTCGATTGAGCTCTTTAACGAACTCAGCCAGCAACGCCGTGAACTCGATGGCCAGCAGCACACCGAAGTGATGTTCCTCGACGCCGAACTGGTGCGCGCCACCTACAACAACGAGCTTGCCGAAGTGAGCGTAAAATTCAGCGGCCGCTACCGCGATGCCGTTGAAGGGGTAGAAGAAGACATCAAGGAAGTCTGGCATTTGGAGCGTAACCTGACTCAGGCCAACGCACCTTGGCTGATTGTGGGCATCCAGCAATAAAAGCGCGCAGTAGCATGCTCTTTGCCACACTGTGACACCAAGCAAAACCCCGGCACAGTCCGGGGTTTTCTTTTTACGGCCCGAAAGTCGATAGCAGCCGTTTGCAGAGCTGCCCTATCTCAAGGAAGGAAGAAAGAAACAAAGAAAGAAGCAAGCACTCACCAGCTCCTTATCTGCTTCGTGATTTACCGCAGCCAACACTTGCCTGCTAAAACACCATACGGTAGTCTGGTTCGGCTGTTTGATTGGCGTACTTTCAGCCGATAAGCGTATGATTATCAAAGTAAGCTTTAGCAGTTGCTGAATCATGGCGCGAGCCACACTGGCATAGGGCGCTCACGCGCTGCTCTGTACTAAACAGGGCACTGCAAAACAGCGCAAAACATACTCAGCACAACAATGTGGATCAGGGAAGAGACGCAACACCGTTAAGACGGCACAGCAAGGAAGGCTTTCACTTAGGTAACCCCTCTTCGATTCCCCTCCAATTTGTCGCTACAGGCATCGGTGCATTTTTTGACCTCAACCAAGGTTTAGCCACCGCCAAGCTGTTAGCTTTGATGTTGTTTTAAAAATGTTTTTTTGATGAAGGTGCGTTTCACAGACGGAATGCGCCGTGCGGTAGCTATGGCTGGAGATAAGGATTAGCGTCCAAATTGCAGTTACATGAAACTTTTGGATGTCCAAACGATTTACTAACCAAGGAGAAATACCATGGCATCTATTCGCCAGCAGTTGGTTGAAGGAGTCAAGAAAGCAGCAAGAGAAGCTGTCGACAAAACTGGGTGTAGCGTGAATGACCTGCCGGAGTATTTCATGGCTGTAAAGGTTGCTGACCATGTTTACGAAACCATGCAGACATACGCGTTTACAATGGAAGATTCATTCCAATCTATATGCGATGAGGTAGGTATCGAGGAGTTACCGGAAGAGTGCCGTGGCAATGGCCGTGCCGACCTGGTACTACGCAGCGTCAAAACCCGCCGTGTGCGTCATGTGGTCGAATTCAAGCGAAGTATCAAGAAGGCAGAACTCAAGAAGGATGCAATTCGTCTGGCGAAGCTTTGCCAGCATGCGCCGAGCCAGCATCGGATTGAAAAGAACTTTCTCGTGGCGGTGACCCACGCTTCTGACGATCTCGCAATTGCGAGAGAAGATGAAATTAAAGAATGGCTTGCCGACTCGCAAATAGATGATGTTGCAGTCAAAGCGATCGAGATCGACTTGAGCGACCACAGCAGCACTAGATTTAAGCGTACCGGAGAGATCTCTGGCCGACCTTTGGTTGGTCGACTCTGGCAGTTCAAATACAACCCCGAAGGCTGAAAGCCACTAGATGCCGCTAGGAAGACTCATACTCCCTAACGGAAGTGTCATGGAAGATTTGTGGGAGTCTCACAACTCTTCGGCAGAAGTAATCTTTGGATAAATATTATTCAAAGTATGCTCACATAATTCTTGCTGATGTTTTACTCCATCTAATTGCGCTGATATTAGACAGCGTAATATTTTGATGTGGCAACTTAAAATAGAATTTAAACGTATGCGAAAACAAAATCTTAATATTGCAGTTTATATCGACATGGAAAATGTTGCTTCATCGGAGTTCATATTAGAGGATGTAATGAATTCATTCTTAAGCACGGATGAAGACTATAATTGTATTTTTGCAATAAAAGCAGCTTATGGGAATCAAATTGTAGCTAAAAAGAATCTTAAAAAACAAATAGTAGAACATAATTTTGTCATTGTTGATACACCAAAAATTGGAAACGAGAAAAATCGTGCGGATCTGCTGCTAAGTCTAGATGCTTTTGAAAGCTTATATTTAGACAATCCAAGAATTGATCGATATTGCTTTATGACAAGTGATGCAGATTTTACCGTCGTTGCCGATAAACTTAGAAAGTTTGGAAAAGAAGTTTGGTTAGTTTGTAAGAAATCAGATAAAGACCGTGCCATTCTTACGAAATCATTTGATAACTTGCTTTTCCTAGAAGATTTCTGTGCTGAAACAACACCAAAAATTGCTAGCAAAATTGAGCGACTATTTGTGCAAGCAGTTAGAAATATGAACCAGAGTCAATTACCAAGCAATGTTTCAATTGCAAATGACAAAATGAAAGCGATTGATCCTAGTTTTAGAATAACTAGCACTGAGTACAAATCTTTTATGAAGTTAATAAAAGATATGGAAAAGAAGGGATATATTAAATCAGAAACTCTTGCAACGGGTGAAAATCGGATTGTCGAAATATTAGTTTAAATACGAATCATTGTAAGTGTCAACATTCTTTAGGCAGGTACTGATATTGACACTTGGAGATGAAAAACAAAAAAGACGGAACACACAACACTTTTACTGAAGACTACACCAGTCCCTCGCGAGACTTAGACTTACGTCGTTTAGTGTTGTGGGTGTCCTCACTCTTTCCGTTAACAAACAAACTTTAAATTAAAATTTACATTATATCGCGTGATTGAGCAATCACTGCCATCACGAATTAAGAAGAGATTTATATGCCATACACACACTTGGATGACAGTACCTTTTGGGTCGCTTTACAGCAACGAGATGATTTACAAAGTCATGGAAATTTGAATGCTGCATTATATGCCATTGAACTTCATGGTCAGTACGACGACATTTGTACTGTAGCTACAGAAATAATTACTGAAGGAGGGGATGATGAGAACATCGACATCCTGTTTACGGATGAAGATAATAGCCGAATTTACTTAATTCAGTCTTTTCAATCTCCACAACTAAGAGTTAATGGTGCTAGACCAAATAAAGCTAGAGATAGTAGCTATGCTGTCACAGCACTAATTGATTTAGAACTCTCTCACATTCCTGAAAGAATCAGAGGGCAGGTAGAAGAAGCCAGAAAAGCAATTGAAGAAGGGAACATTAATACTCTTCATGTCTGGTTTTTAAATAACTGCCCAGAAAACTCTGAAAATCAGAGGATTATGAAAGGCGTTGGTTCAAGCGCTGCTGCAACATTGAGAACAAGATACCCGGAAGTCCATGTTACCGTTGACGCAAAAGAGGTCGGATTGGAGAGCTTAGACTTGTTATACCAAGCTCAACAGAACTCCATTCTGATTAATGAGACTATTGAGTTACAGGAAAACCCCGGATTTTTAGAACACACCGATAATGGCTGGTTGTCTTTTAGCACAAGTGTGAGCGGGAATTTTCTTAAAAGAATGTACAATAAGTTTGGCGAAGAAAAATTGTTCAGCGCAAATATTCGTGGCTACATGGGAAGTAATAAGAAAGATCAGTTCATTAACGGCCAAATTCAGCATAGTGCCGAATCTGAGCCAAGAGATTTCTTTGTCTGCAATAACGGAATAACAGCATTAGTACATGACTTCAATGTCGCATATGTAGGTGATGACCAAAAGCTTGGGAAGTTACTTAACATTACTGGAATATCTATTGTCAATGGTGCTCAAACCACTGGATGCCTATCTAACTTAGGTTCCGATATTGATGAAAATGTAAAGGTGGCAGCGAGATTTATTAAAGTTGATGATACAGACAAAATCGAAAAAATAACTAAGGCAAACAACTCTCAAAACAAAGTATTGGCTTCTGATTTTAGAGCTGGCGACGCAACTCAAGAAAGATTGAGACAAGAATTTTTAACAATTCCTGACGCACATTATAGCGGTGGCTTAAGGTCACACTTGGCTCCTGCCGTTAAAAGAATATCCCTTTCGCCTGAAACTGTAGCCCAAATATTAATTGCGTATCATGACCATCCAAATAGCAGTTATCATGAGAAAAAAGACATTTGGGAAAACGACTCTTTATATAAGAAGGCCTTTGATAACACGGTAACTGCTGGTCACCTGTTATTTTTGTACACTCTTCATGAGGCTATTAATGAGGTAAAGGCTGACTATGGCTCTAAGTTCAGACATGGCAACCTCATATCTACTGATGAATCCAAACACGAGTTCCTTCGTATGCCCGGCGTGTCCTTTATCATTATTCATGCTGTAGCGTCGATAATGGAAATGATCCTAGGTGGACCTATCGCCAATCCATATACATTGGCCTTTAGAGAAAATGTTAGTAGAACTGATGCGATAGCAATGTGGAAGTTGGTAATTAACCAAGTAATTAAAAGAACATCACGTCTAATGCCGGCCACAAAGAATCGACTATCACGTCGCCAAGATATCACTGACGCAATCAATGCTTTCCGAGAAGATATGGACATGTTCAACGAAAACTTTGGTGAGTGGTTTGGAGACTTCAAAGAGTCTTTGGACTCTTGATATCGAAAAGTTTAGGACATTGCTGGAGGCTACACCAATCCCGCTCTAAGCGGCCGCGGGGCGTTTAAGCTTATGGCGTAGCCGAAAGACAGGACATCCAAAACACTTTTGCCACGGAATACGCCAAAACCGCTCGAAGCGGCCGTAGGGTGTTGCTGAAAATGGCGTAGCGAGGCATGGACGCCGAAGCAGCGCCAGTCGAATCAGGGATGAGCGTCTGGCGCGTTAGCCAATTTTCAGCATAAGCCCAAGGGGACGTCCGCTTCGCCGCGGGCGCCCTTTGGAGTGCAGAGGGCTTTGGGCGAGCAAAGCCTTCTGCCCGGAGGCGGGCTGGAAGGCCGCGACTTTTCGCCGCTGAAAGCGGCTCTCATTGCCAGTAAGCCCACCGCAGGTGACTAATCAAACCCAACGCCGGAAGTCATTCCCCCCCCAAACCACTCCCCCGCCCTCTGCAGAAACCTCTGAAATGGAAAAGGCCCGCATTCGATACGCGGGCCTTTTCCTTTCTTGGAATAAACAAAACCCCGGAACAAGTCCGGGGTTTTGTTGTGGTCTCAGAGAGACCAAGGCAACCGCCTTGATCAATCTGCGGCGAGGCAGATTACATCATGCCGCCCATACCGCCCATACCACCCATACCACCCATATCAGGGGCATCGGCCTTCGGCAGCTCGGCTACCATGGCTTCGGTGGTGATCATCAGACCGGCTACAGAGGCTGCGAACTGCAGCGCTGAGCGGGTTACCTTGGTTGGGTCCAGGATACCCATTTCCAGCATGTCGCCGTAGCTGTCGTTACCGGCGTTGTAACCGAAGTTACCGGAGCCGTTCTTCACAGTGTTGGCCACTACAGAGGCTTCTTCACCGGCGTTGGTGGCGATTTGGCGCAGTGGGGCTTCCATGGCGCGCAGGGCGATAACCACACCGTGCTTCTGATCTTCGTTGGCTACTTCAACGTCGCTGATCTTGGAAGCAACGCGTACCAGGGCTACACCGCCGCCTGGAACCACACCTTCTTCAACGGCGGCGCGGGTGGCGTGCAGGGCGTCTTCAACGCGGGCTTTCTTCTCTTTCATTTCCACTTCGGTGGCAGCGCCAACCTTGATAACGGCAACACCGCCGGCCAGCTTGGCCATACGCTCTTGCAGTTTTTCACGGTCGTAATCGGACGTGGTTTCTTCGATTTGCTGTTTGATCTGACCCACGCGAGCCTTGATCTGCTCCTCGGCACCGTTGCCATCGATGATGGTGGTGTTGTCCTTGGTGATCACAACGCGCTTGGCAGTACCCAAGTCTTCCAGGGTGGCTTTTTCCAGCTCCAGACCGATTTCTTCGGCGATAACAGTACCACCGGTGAGGATGGCGATATCCTGCAGCATGGCCTTGCGACGGTCACCAAAGCCTGGGGCTTTAACGGCAGCAACCTTCACGATACCGCGCATGTTGTTCACTACCAGAGTGGCCAGGGCTTCGCCTTCCACGTCTTCGGCAACGATCAGCAGTGGCTTGCCGGTCTTGGCCAGACCTTCGAGGATAGGCAGCAGTTCGCGGATGTTGGAGATCTTCTTGTCAACCAGCAGCACGAATGGGTTGTCCAGTTCAACAGAGCCGGTTTCAGGCTTGTTGATGAAGTAAGGAGACAGGTAACCGCGGTCGAACTGCATACCTTCTACTACGTCCAGTTCGTTTTCCAGCGCCTGACCTTCTTCAACGGTGATAACGCCTTCTTTGCCCACTTTTTCCATGGCGGTGGCAATGATTTGACCGATGGACTCGTCAGAGTTGGCAGAGATGGTACCTACCTGGGCAATGGCCTTGGAGTCGGCACATTCCTGAGACAGGGCTTTGAGTTCGATAACGGCGGCGGCAACGGCTTTGTCGATACCGCGCTTCAGATCCATTGGGTTCATGCCCGCGGCAACGGCCTTCAGACCTTCGTTAACAATGGCCTGAGCCAGTACGGTAGCGGTGGTGGTGCCGTCACCGGCAGCGTCGTTGGCCTTGGAAGCCACTTCCTTCACCATCTGGGCGCCCATGTTCTCGAACTTGTCTTCCAGTTCGATTTCCTTGGCCACAGACACACCGTCTTTGGTGATAAGCGGCGCGCCGAAGCTCTTTTCCAGAACCACGTTACGGCCTTTGGGGCCCAGGGTCACTTTAACGGCGTTGGCCAGTACGTTTACACCGGCCAGCATTTTTACGCGGGCGTCGTTACCAAATACAACTTCTTTAGCTGCCATGTTCGATTTCCTTTAAATACTTTGCGTTAGACTGAAATTTCACAATTTGAGTGGATTAGCCCACTACAGCCATCAGATCCATTTCGGACAGGATCAGTACTTCCTGACCGTCGATTTTTTCTTTCTTCACGCCGTAACCTTCGTTGAAGATCACCACGTCACCCACTTTTACATCCAGAGGACGTACGGTGCCGTTTTCCAGGATCCGGCCATTGCCTACCGCCAGCACTTCACCACGGGTAGACTTTTCAGCCGCGCTGCCGGTCAGCACAATGCCACCAGCTGAAGTGGATTCCACTTCCAGACGCTTAACGATTACGCGGTCATGTAATGGACGAATATTCATCTATGGATTCTCCTAAAGATTTTTTGCCCAGCAATGAGGCGGTTATGTGTAGAAGGCCACCCACCGGCAAGGCGAGCGGCTTGATGAGTACCATATGGGGACAGGGACGCGCGGTCTCAAGGGGGATTTACAAAATTTTTTGGATTTTTTTGGCCTGGATTTCCATCCCCGGGCGTCATTCCTGCTAGAATCGCGCCTCGAACCGCAAGAAGAGATGACCCGGCCCCAATGAAAGACAGACACGGCCTTTTAACAGCACCCATAGCAGGTGTGCTTTTAAAAATGACCCTGCCCAACATGCTGGGGATTTTAACCATACTGGGGTTCAGCCTGGTCGATACCTTTTTTGTGAGCCAGCTGGGCACCGAGGCCCTGGCCGCCATCAGCTTTACCTTCCCCGTTACCCTGGTGCTGTCCAGCATTGCCGTGGGCATAGGCGCCGGGGTGTCCACCAATCTGGGCCGTTTGATTGGCTCGGGCCATGCCCCCGATGCCAAGGTGTTTTTGCACGACGCCCTGCTGCTGACCTTTGCCATCGTAGGTGCGCTCGCCTCATTGGGGCTGATGTTTATCGACCCCCTCTTCAGTCTGCTGGGTGCCAACGAACAAAGCCTGCCACTTATCCATGAATACATGCTGGTGTGGTATCTGGGCAGCCCGCTGTTGGTGCTCTTGATGGTGGGTAATCAGGGGCTGCGCTCCACCGGCGATACCAAGTCACCGGCCAAGATCATGGCCCTGGCCGCCATCATCAACCTGATTCTTGACCCGCTGCTGATTTTTGGTTTGGGGCCTTTCCCACGGCTGGAAATTCAGGGCGCGGCCATCGCCTCTGTTATCTCCTGGGTGCTGGCGATGTCGCTTTCAAGCTACCTGCTGATTGTGAAGCGGCACATGCTGGCGCTCACCGAAATCGCCTGGCCGAGGCTGAAAGACAACTGGCGCAAACTGGCCCATATCGCCCAGCCTGCGGCGCTGATGAACCTGATGAACCCCATTGCCAATGCGGTGATCATGGCCATGCTGGCCCGCATCGACCACGGCGCTGTGGCCGCCTTCGGGGCGGGCACCCGGCTGGAGTCTGTGCTCTTGATTGTGGTGATGGCGCTGTCATCCAGCCTGATGCCCTTCGTGGCGCAAAACCTCGGCGCCGGGCAGCACCAGCGGGCGCGGGACGCCCTGATGATGTCGCTGCGCTTTGTGCTCTTGTTTCAGTTTTTGCTGTATCTGCCCTTGCTGCTGCTGGCAGCGCCCATCGCAGGCCTGTTCAGTGATGAGCCCAAGGTGGTGGAATGGCTGACGTTTTACATTATCGCCCTGCCCGCCGCCTATGGTCCGCTGGGGGTGGTAATAATCACCGCCACCGCCCTCAATGCCTTCCACCGGCCGCTGGCGTCGCTGATTATCAATGTGTGCCGCCTGTTTTTGCTGATGCTGCCCCTGTGCGCCCTGGGGTCCTTCCTCTATGGCGTAAAAGGCCTGATGGTGGCACTGCCGGTAACCAACGCCCTGATGGGCATGGCCTGTTACTACCTCGCCAGCCGGGTGACAGAGCCTGACAATGTGCCGGGCGCGGGCGCGAAGGCGAGGAGCTAGGCCCTCGTCGACCGGCTACCGACTGCCTATTCCCTATTCCCTATTCCCTATTCCCTATTCCCTATTCCCTATTCCCTATTCCCTATTCCCTATTCCCTATTCCCTATTCCCTATTCCCTATTCCCTATTCCCTATTCCCTATTCCCGATTCACCATTCCCGATTCACAACCCACCCTTCACCATCCCCCTCAGCGCCCTGGATTCCGGCCTTTGAATGCTTATCGGGCGCCAATTAACCTGGCTCGACGGCGCTGCGCATCGACATGGGTTTGCCGTCCGGTGTCAGCTCCTGCAGAACAAAGTCGATAAAACGGCGACACGCCTGACTGACGAAGCGCCTTGACGGATACACCAGAAAGCACTCGCCCACATAGGGTTGGAAATCCGGCAACAACTGCCGCAGTTGTCCCGTGGCCAGATAGGCGTCACACATTTCCGCCGGTAAATAGACTATGCCCTTGCCCAGCAGGGCATACTCCCTCGTCAATACCAGATTGTTGGTGCAGAAGTTGCCCTGCACCTTGACCTTGACCACCTCCGGCCCCATGCCCACCTCAAATTCATTGAATATCCGGCCGTTGACCAGCCGATACAGGGCGACATTGTGGTCGGCCATATCGCTTAGGGTATGGGGCTCGCCGCAGCGGGCCAGGTATTCCGGGCTGGCAAAGAACCCCAGCTCTGTGGTCAGCACAGGTTTTGCCACCAGGTCCTGCTCTTCGATGGAGTTTTCAATCAGAAAGGCCACATCCAGGTGGGCTTTGACCATGTCGACTACTTCGGTGCTGTCTATCACTTCTACCGTCAACCTGGGATGCAGCGCCATAAAGCGGAAAATCAGCCGGTTCAGGATAGCGGTTTCAGGCAGGGGGAACATCTGGATCCTCAGGTGACCAGTGAGTTCGGCATCATCCCCGGTCAGCTCGATCAGGGTCTCATCCAGTTGTGAGAGTATTCCCAGAGACTTTTGGTAGAAGTGAGTTCCGGCGGCAGTCAGGCTGATGACCCGGGCCTGGCGATGGAACAGCTTGACCTTAAGCTCTTCCTCCAGGCTTTGCAGACGCCTGCTCAGGGTGGACTTGGGCAGGTTGAGCAGGTCCGCCGCCGCCACCAAACTGCCGGTCTCAACGATGCGGTGGAACAGGGCAATATCTTCGGTTTTCATGTTTCAGCGCTCTCCACGCCCAACAACAGTTGCATTTTTCGGAACCAATAATTCCAAACAATCCCGTTTTTAGCAACAGATTAAACTGCTATCTTCGCGCCTGTTGAACATGCCCCACAAGGAACAGCGCCGATGAGAACCCGCTTGATAATTCCACTCGCACTCGCCATGCCCCTGCTCGTCAGCGGCTGTATTGAGGCCGAGAGCGCCATACCCGCGCCGACAATCCGTCCGGTGAAACTCTTCGCCATCGAAGATCCCCTCGCGGGGGGCCAGCGCAGTTTCCCGGCGCGGGTAACGGCCAACAGTCGCGCCGACCTGGCGTTCCGGATTGCGGGCCAGTTGACCGAGCTGACGCTGGTGGAGGGTCAGGGTGTCAGCGCCGGCAGTCTGCTCGCCCGCCTCGATGACAGGGATGCACGCAATAATCTGATGGCCCGGGAGGCGGAGCATGAGCTGCTGGCCGCCGATTATGAGCGCAAGGCCGAGCTGCTCAAACGCAAGCTGATTTCCCAGGCCGAATTTGACACCACCCAGGCCCAACTGAAATCCGCCAAAGCGGCGCTGGCTGCCGCTCGGGACCAGCTAAGCTACACCCAGCTGACCGCGCCCTTTTCCGGCACGGTTGCCAAGCGTCTGGTGGACAATCACCAGCAGGTTCAGCCCAATCAAACAGTGCTGACGCTGCAAAATAACCGTCTGCTGGATGTCAGTGTGCAGGTGCCCGAGAGCCTGTTGGCCGACCTGAAACAAACCAGCGGGCTTGCGAAACTGGACGCCAATGTGAGTTTCAGCGCCTTTCCCGGCCACAGCTTCAAGGCCAATTTCAAGGAATACTCCACTGAAATAACCCCAGGCACCCAGGCCTATGAACTGGTGTTCTCCCTGCCCCAGCCGAACGCTGTCCAACTGCTGCCCGGCATGAGTGCCGAGCTGAGCTTCCGTCTTGATGGCGATGGCCAGCCCATCGCCGTAGTGCCTGTGTCGGCACTGGATAAGAGCGATGCCGACGGTTTGGTGCGGGTATGGCGTTACCAGCCCACTTCAGGTCAGGTCGATGCCGTACCCGTTACCCTGGGACGGGTGCGCGCCGAGGGCATAGAAGTGCTCAGCGGTGTGCAACGCGGGGATCAAATCGTCAGCGCCGGTATAAGCCAGCTCAGTGCGGGCATGCAGGTAAAGCCATTGCACTGGCAACGTGGGGTTTGAGATGAATCTTGCTGAATATTCGATTCGCCATAAGGTCATCAGCTGGATGTTCGCCCTGCTGTTGCTCCTGGGCGGCGCCATTGCCTTCAGCGGCCTGGGCCAGCTGGAGTTTCCCGAGTTCACCATCAAGGAAGCCCTGGTCATTACCCCCTATCCGGGCGCCTCACCTGAGCAGGTGGAAGAAGAAGTGACCCTACCCCTTGAAGACGCCCTGCAGCAGCTGGACGGCATCAAGCACATCAACTCAATCAACAGCGCAGGGCTGTCGCAGATCCGCATAGAAATCAAAGACAAGTATGACAAGCACAGCCTGCCACAGGTGTGGGATGAGGTGCGTCGCAAGGTCAATGACAGTGCCGGACTATTGCCGCCGGGCACGGGCACCCCCAGGGTGATGGACGACTTCGGTGACGTGTTCGGCATACTGCTTAATCTGTCCGGGCCCGATTACAGCAACCGCGAGCTGAGCAACTATGCCGATTTACTGCGCCGTGAGCTGGTGCTGGTGCCCGGAGTGAAAAAGGTGTCGGTGGCCGGTAAGGTGACCGAACAGGTCGTGGTCGAAATATCCCAGCAAAAGCTCTCGGCCCTTGGTTTGGATCAAAGCTATATCCATGGCCTTATTCAGAATCAAAACGTGGTGTCCAACGCCGGTAGCCTGCTGGTGGGGGACAATCGCATCCGTATTCACCCCACCGGCGAGTTCACCAGCGTGCAGGATCTGGCGCGGTTGATTGTCAGCCCCCAGGGCAGCCCGGAGCTTATCCATCTGGGTGATATTGCCCATATTGACAAGGTGTATGACGAGACCCCGGAGCAGCTGTATCGCAGCCAGGGCCAGAATGCCCTGTCGTTGGGTATCGCCTTTTCCGGCGGCGTGAACGTGGTTGAGGTAGCGGCCGACATACAAAAACGGTTGGTGGAACTGGAGTCCGAGCGCCCCCTGGGCATGATGCTGGATACCGTTTACAACCAGGGTCTGGCGGTGGACGAGACGGTCAGCAGCTTTCTTATCAATGTGCTCGAATCCATCGCCATCGTGATAGCCGTGCTATTGCTGTTCATGGGGCTGAGATCCGGCCTGCTGATGGGGCTGATTCTGCTGCTGACAATTCTGGGCACCTTCATAGTGATGAAGCTGCTGAACATAGAGCTGCAGCTCATTTCACTGGGGGCGCTGATTATCGCACTGGGGATGCTGGTGGATAACGCCATTGTGGTTACCGAGGGCATCCTCATAGGTCTGCGCCGGGGCAAGAGCCGCCTCGAAGCCGCCAGCCAGATAGTGGCCCAGACCCAGTGGCCGCTGCTGGGAGCAACCGTCATCGCCATTATCGCCTTCGCCCCCATAGGCCTGTCGCAGAATGCCGCCGGTGAATTTTGCCGCTCCCTGTTCCAGGTGCTGATGATTTCTCTGTTTATCAGCTGGATAACGGCAATCACCCTCACGCCCTTCTTTTGCCATCTGCTGTTCAAAGATACGCCGCCTGCGGAGGATGAGGCCGATCCCTATAAGGGCTGGTTCTTTACCCTGTACCGCGCCGTGCTGATGTTCGCCCTGCGCTTTCGGCTCGCGAGCCTGGCGTTGGTGCTGGCCATGCTGGTATCGGCAGTGATGGGTTTTGGCCACATCAAGAATGTGTTCTTTCCGGCATCGAACACCCCTATCTTCTTCGTCGATGTCTGGATGCCTGAGGGCACGGATATCAGGGCAACCGAGCGTTTCACCGCCGCAATAGAAACGACACTGCTGAGCCGTAGCCAGCAGGCAGACTCGGGCCTGCAGCAAATAACCACAGTCATAGGCCAGGGCGCCCAGCGCTTTGTGCTGCCCTATCAGCCGGAGAAGGCCTACCCAGCCTATGCACAGTTGATAGTGGAGATGCGGGATCTGGCGTCACTCGGGGCCTATATGCCACTGCTGGAAGACTTCCT
This sequence is a window from Shewanella zhangzhouensis. Protein-coding genes within it:
- a CDS encoding NYN domain-containing protein, which encodes MRKQNLNIAVYIDMENVASSEFILEDVMNSFLSTDEDYNCIFAIKAAYGNQIVAKKNLKKQIVEHNFVIVDTPKIGNEKNRADLLLSLDAFESLYLDNPRIDRYCFMTSDADFTVVADKLRKFGKEVWLVCKKSDKDRAILTKSFDNLLFLEDFCAETTPKIASKIERLFVQAVRNMNQSQLPSNVSIANDKMKAIDPSFRITSTEYKSFMKLIKDMEKKGYIKSETLATGENRIVEILV
- a CDS encoding AIPR family protein gives rise to the protein MPYTHLDDSTFWVALQQRDDLQSHGNLNAALYAIELHGQYDDICTVATEIITEGGDDENIDILFTDEDNSRIYLIQSFQSPQLRVNGARPNKARDSSYAVTALIDLELSHIPERIRGQVEEARKAIEEGNINTLHVWFLNNCPENSENQRIMKGVGSSAAATLRTRYPEVHVTVDAKEVGLESLDLLYQAQQNSILINETIELQENPGFLEHTDNGWLSFSTSVSGNFLKRMYNKFGEEKLFSANIRGYMGSNKKDQFINGQIQHSAESEPRDFFVCNNGITALVHDFNVAYVGDDQKLGKLLNITGISIVNGAQTTGCLSNLGSDIDENVKVAARFIKVDDTDKIEKITKANNSQNKVLASDFRAGDATQERLRQEFLTIPDAHYSGGLRSHLAPAVKRISLSPETVAQILIAYHDHPNSSYHEKKDIWENDSLYKKAFDNTVTAGHLLFLYTLHEAINEVKADYGSKFRHGNLISTDESKHEFLRMPGVSFIIIHAVASIMEMILGGPIANPYTLAFRENVSRTDAIAMWKLVINQVIKRTSRLMPATKNRLSRRQDITDAINAFREDMDMFNENFGEWFGDFKESLDS
- the groL gene encoding chaperonin GroEL (60 kDa chaperone family; promotes refolding of misfolded polypeptides especially under stressful conditions; forms two stacked rings of heptamers to form a barrel-shaped 14mer; ends can be capped by GroES; misfolded proteins enter the barrel where they are refolded when GroES binds), which encodes MAAKEVVFGNDARVKMLAGVNVLANAVKVTLGPKGRNVVLEKSFGAPLITKDGVSVAKEIELEDKFENMGAQMVKEVASKANDAAGDGTTTATVLAQAIVNEGLKAVAAGMNPMDLKRGIDKAVAAAVIELKALSQECADSKAIAQVGTISANSDESIGQIIATAMEKVGKEGVITVEEGQALENELDVVEGMQFDRGYLSPYFINKPETGSVELDNPFVLLVDKKISNIRELLPILEGLAKTGKPLLIVAEDVEGEALATLVVNNMRGIVKVAAVKAPGFGDRRKAMLQDIAILTGGTVIAEEIGLELEKATLEDLGTAKRVVITKDNTTIIDGNGAEEQIKARVGQIKQQIEETTSDYDREKLQERMAKLAGGVAVIKVGAATEVEMKEKKARVEDALHATRAAVEEGVVPGGGVALVRVASKISDVEVANEDQKHGVVIALRAMEAPLRQIATNAGEEASVVANTVKNGSGNFGYNAGNDSYGDMLEMGILDPTKVTRSALQFAASVAGLMITTEAMVAELPKADAPDMGGMGGMGGMGGMM
- a CDS encoding co-chaperone GroES: MNIRPLHDRVIVKRLEVESTSAGGIVLTGSAAEKSTRGEVLAVGNGRILENGTVRPLDVKVGDVVIFNEGYGVKKEKIDGQEVLILSEMDLMAVVG
- a CDS encoding MATE family efflux transporter; the encoded protein is MKDRHGLLTAPIAGVLLKMTLPNMLGILTILGFSLVDTFFVSQLGTEALAAISFTFPVTLVLSSIAVGIGAGVSTNLGRLIGSGHAPDAKVFLHDALLLTFAIVGALASLGLMFIDPLFSLLGANEQSLPLIHEYMLVWYLGSPLLVLLMVGNQGLRSTGDTKSPAKIMALAAIINLILDPLLIFGLGPFPRLEIQGAAIASVISWVLAMSLSSYLLIVKRHMLALTEIAWPRLKDNWRKLAHIAQPAALMNLMNPIANAVIMAMLARIDHGAVAAFGAGTRLESVLLIVVMALSSSLMPFVAQNLGAGQHQRARDALMMSLRFVLLFQFLLYLPLLLLAAPIAGLFSDEPKVVEWLTFYIIALPAAYGPLGVVIITATALNAFHRPLASLIINVCRLFLLMLPLCALGSFLYGVKGLMVALPVTNALMGMACYYLASRVTEPDNVPGAGAKARS
- a CDS encoding LysR family transcriptional regulator, with the translated sequence MKTEDIALFHRIVETGSLVAAADLLNLPKSTLSRRLQSLEEELKVKLFHRQARVISLTAAGTHFYQKSLGILSQLDETLIELTGDDAELTGHLRIQMFPLPETAILNRLIFRFMALHPRLTVEVIDSTEVVDMVKAHLDVAFLIENSIEEQDLVAKPVLTTELGFFASPEYLARCGEPHTLSDMADHNVALYRLVNGRIFNEFEVGMGPEVVKVKVQGNFCTNNLVLTREYALLGKGIVYLPAEMCDAYLATGQLRQLLPDFQPYVGECFLVYPSRRFVSQACRRFIDFVLQELTPDGKPMSMRSAVEPG